Below is a genomic region from Rhododendron vialii isolate Sample 1 chromosome 5a, ASM3025357v1.
ATACCCTCAATAAAACCTATTTATTGTCAATCGACAAAACATATGTATAGAGATAAAAACAAATCGATAAGAGTTTATTAAATTGCTTTTTTTGAGAATCGCATTGAATATATGGTTCTGACCTAATTTTTGCCTGAATTATTTGTTCGAGGGTCTCAACTACATGTTACAATCAAATCATCAAACTCGATCAAAATGAGCTCAATTTGCAGCAATCATTTATCCACTACGTCCTCTATGGACACTTGTGCATACTTGCATTTATTATGTTTTACTACGATTAAATAGTAATTAATTATGACTACAGCTGTAATTCGGATTTTAATCTCAATCGAGCAaacataataatttttttccctgtcACATGAGGAGTTAAGAACACCAACAATaatagaaagtaatttcaaCTTACTGCACATGAGGGGAGGGGGGGTCCAAAAAATATAATCCAACTGTAACGGCTAGTTTTCATGTTGTATGGATAACTATTCAGATCCTCTGCAATCTTCATGGGGAAGATGTGGTAAAGGGGTCATGATATAACTGAAGGTAGCTAGGATTCGGATCTTACATATTTATTGGccccttccaaaaaaataaagaaaaagaaaagtatatatattttaggTAGGGATTATTCAGTGCTTTGAAATACCGTCACGTGCGTGGTGCTCCAGAATTTTCTTAATCACCACACATTTACATGCAAAACATACACTTAATCATGGCCTTTACTGGCAGTGCTCCAAGACCGAccaaccaaaccgaaccaagcATTGTGTTCCAATCAATTGGAATGTTATATGAAACTTATTTTCTATTGAGCCTATGTCCAAGGCTATCTGTTTAATTAGATCCAGTAATCCCAAACCCTTTCAAGTCACGGCATCCAACATACAGACTTCTGCATGTTGCTGTTAGCTACCTCACACAAACCCTCCTCCTTATCTGGAATTGAGACCAGCTGTTAAAAAAGATGGAACTTTAAGCACGGCACAGACGGTGCTCCAGAAACACTCAAATAATAATTCATCGAATCTGAAGTGGTCTGAGAAAAAGATCACTGGAGCCTCCACCGGTCCACCCAATTAATGTGGATCCAAACTTCAACACTTTTGTTTCTAAAATCCTATCTCCCAAATTAATTTAAATATTTGAGCAGCAGAGAACTGATTGGTagaaaatttatgattttgtttgACTAACATAGTAATGAAGGGAGACCAATTGGTTAATTAAAAGTCAACTACATATTTGAAATTTGTTTCCAAAGTTTTCAGGTCTATAGAAGGCAGGCTATATCAAACCTGTGTTTTGAAATGGAACGTAGACAAACTCAAAGAAATTAGAAGAAATTTTAATAACGTTCCACATTAATATATTATTCCTTTCTCGAGAAGGTTGTGATTTTTTGGCACCCGACTCATATCTTAGGACTCGGTTTTTTTCTTCcgtttggatttgggtttggacgGCAAGAAGCAGTACTGACATTTCAATTGTCCATAGACAATGAATTATTAGGATTTTTTTAGCGTTTCGTAAAAATACTTAGGATTAGGTATTCATCTTGACAAAGAGAATTAAAAGAAGATACTAATGCTAtatatcaaaattgaaaaaattcagcaaaactaaacaaaaacatAATGAAACTTTCGTCTTCTGTTAATTTTTAATCGTAACtattcttttttagtttttttctcaAGACAAATGTAATCTCATTCTATTGGAGTCAAGTATTTGAATAATTGGAGTCAGGTATCTGAATCCGTCTTTTATACTGAACTCTATCGAGAGTTTTATGTTCAATGATATCTACCAAACTTAATCCTAACAAACTATCGCCCAgtttaaatttttctttatcATTACGGTTATTCTTGCTACCATCTACTACGGTAACCATCATTTTCTCATCGTATCTCTTATCGATTGCTCGCCttctcaacattttcatttaaaCTACACTCATCTTAGCGAAACACTCTGTGCCGCATAGCATGGCCATTATTTGTGGTGATTAGTAGAATTTCTCCTTCTATTGGTGCTAATACTAATTCTGTTTGTTTCCTTAATGCTAATCATTAATCATTATTGAGCCGTTAAGACAAATTAGGCCTATAAAAAGAAGCTCCACGGCTAATGTATCTAGTCTTTACAGATCAAGaccctgtctctctctctctctctctctctctctctcaagccaAGCCCCAAGAATCGAATCAGAAGTGGAATATagttctccctctccctctctctctctctctctctctctctctctctctcattcatttgGGTGCGTACTTAAATAGGATCAAAAGTGGTGCTTTATTGCCACTCTTTGCTCATGCCAATACTATTTGGGAAAACAGTTTTCTGTAGCTATTGCTGCTTTTGAGGCCTATATCGCCGCCTTCCGAAGGTTATTTCGGCCACAGCCTTTCTCCTCTGCACAACTTTAAAGGAATTCAGTGGGGGGATTGTTAAATTAAACGCCGCATTTAAGTCGTGTTGTTGTGGTTCTGTCATTTTCCACAGCTGCTGCAGAGCTCTTGGAatttacttctctctctctctctctctctgccaaaTCTTGGAATGAAGAATTTCAACACTCTGTTTTAACCGGGATCCTCTGCTTCCGAAAGAGATCTGGGTTTCACGAAGAAGACTCCTCAAGTACAAGGTATAATCAAGCAGTACTAAAATACTACCTGGATTATAATTGACTGTTCTTTGTTCCTTCTTGTTtttctctagaactccattttggggtttttttttgttttgttttggtggaTTAGAGTAGAGGACTAGTGATTTTGTTGGCAGCGAAATTCCAATATTCTAAAAATCGCCAGGCGCTAATCGGGCGGAAAAGCAGCACCTAGCGCAGTCTAGTTGGCCGACTAGCTAGCGCCTAGGTGGGGACTAGTcggccgccttttagaacacagCGAAATACTCTGTTTCCCTTCTAAGTTTCCAGTGTTGTAAATCGATGTTTTTGTCTCATTGGGTGTCTTTttttgtgtgcgtgtgtttgtgtgtttcAGATCTGGGAGTGGGCTTTAGAGGGAATCGAAGACAATGATGGGTCAGATACAAGCAGAAGAATCCATGGTGTACACCAATAACGAGACCGAAACCAATGGAAGTCTAGAGCTAGAAAAACATGGAGGAGACGAAAGGGAAGAAGATCGTTCCACTTTCGGTGTCAAGAGCTTCCTGTGGCATGGTGGCTCTGCTTGGGACGCTTGGTTCAGCTGTGCTTCCAATCAAGTATATAATTTCTTacccataaaaaatacatacagaTATATTCATACATTATATGCACatacatgtatatgtatataaacacttttgaacggtcgaTATTACCCGGACTAATGCTTGCAGTCCAAACCCGGATTGTCGCTTGGAAGAAGCCAAATTCCTATTATGTATGCGTACGCTCTGGTAATATTCACCGTCGGAAACTGTTTGTACAAAAGTGTTTATGATTGTCCAAATTTATGATAAAATTCTTATGTCTGATAGAGCCGCTTACCTTTCAAAAGCCTTCATAAATCTGTATTATTGATTGCCGAGAGGGGATAGTGGGAGCGATCGCTCCTAGCATTCAGGATTTTGAATGCGGAAAAGGGACCTTACATATGGTAAATAGacgtttttttgaaaattttgttatggtttgttGCAGGTAGCACAGGTGCTGTTAACGTTGCCGTACTCATTTTCGCAACTGGGAATGGCATCAGGAATTGTGTTTCAGGTATTCTATGGACTAATGGGAAGCTGGACGGCGTACCTCATCAGTGTCCTCTACATTGAGTACCGTACCCGGAAGGAGAAAGAGAATGTCAGCTTCAAGAACCATGTCATTCAGGTTAGTAACAGAAATAGTGTGAAATGGCCGTTGGAAGGGCTAAAGATTAGTCTGAGGGATGCGAAAGCTGACCCCGGAAACCCGCCCCTCCCTCGTTTTGATAAACAAACCACCTATTaaaatctctcctctctttccttGTGATTCATATTTCAGTGGTTTGAAGTGCTTGATGGGTTACTGGGTCCTTACTGGAAAGCAGTGGGTCTAGCCTTCAACTGTACTTTCCTTCTATTTGGATCTGTTATACAGCTCATTGCTTGCGCAAGGTAAAGGCTCATTAATTCTTTATCCATATATAGTGTACTTTGACCAACTGTAGATGAGTTCAAATTTTCTCTACACTATATTTTGCCTGTGTCGGTATTTCGGTAAGATTTCCTTCATCCGTTACGGTGTTTTGGTGCATTATTCTTCATTGAATCACGTAACAATTTTCTTAGAGATTTCATATGATTCAGTGactgaaaatgcaaatgaaACACCGATGTATGCAAAATCCAATACGAAATACAACCAAAATTATCAAGTTGTATGTGTTTCGCAGCTGCTCGGACCAATTTAGTTGTTctcaattttatttaatttttcagtGGAGTCCTATTTATAGGTCGTTAGGTAGCCTATCTGTTGTCGCGTAACGAGATTTTGAACCtacttgcttttttttttctaaaagtattatggagttttgagtgatttATTTTGTTGGGAACAGTAACATATACTACATAAATGACAAGCTTGACAAGAGGACATGGACGTACATATTTGGAGCATGCTGTGCGACCACTGTATTCGTGCCCTCGTTTCACAACTACCGGATTTGGTCATTTCTTGGCCTCGGGATGACTACCTACACTGCCTGGTACCTCACCATAGCTGCTGCAATTCATGGCCAGGTATTCGTATTTTCCCGTCTTACGAACATTTACGTCGGGAGTAAAATTAAAACGATCATTGTTGTTTTAGCTTGGTAGCTAGATAATCTTGAGGAGCTCTAAAAAATATTAACAGATTCCGATCATCAAAATTGGGTTGAAAAGGGCCCACTAATTGTCAAACTAGGCGGAGAGGATCAAGCTCCTATTCTATCattgggtttggttttggggGCAGCTTTATTTCGGGATAAGACGgaacatattttaaaattataggTTCACAtatggtttttattttaaaattataggTTCACATATGGtttttaaatttggttattttccaattttaacCATTACTTAGAATTTCACAGCCTAGCTAACCTCCGCCTACTGGACAGAGGTTAATATTCtagtaatttcaaataagttcGGATATCAACAATTTAGGCCAGaaaaaactaaaactcaacgtcTCCAAAATTAGATTTTTAGAAACCCTTTCataatatacaaaaaaattacaaaagatttGTCCATAAGAATTATTGAGCAATACTAAAAATTCTTTTGCTATAGGTTCCTAATGTGCAACACTCAGCTCCAACAAAGGCAGTGCTGTATTTCACCGGCGCCACCAATATTCTGTACACCTTCGGTGGACATGCTGTCACTGTGTAAGCTTTTTTTCACTACTTTTTTgataaaattaatttaatatttgGACTGTAttgttatcttcttcttcttcttgcttgATTCTAAGCTGCTTCTCCTGCGCAGCTTTTGCCGGCCACCTCGGGGTCTGGGTTTGAGACCCCAGACAGAACCATAGAAAACTACATTCATTTGTTCCCCTTGGGAAATAAACTTGGCTTTAGTTGACTACGCCAAAATAATACTAGTATGAAAATCGTATTTAAAGATGTACGTGAGGCGAAAAATTGCGTGCGTATGAACCGATTCCCTTTGCATTTCGGCTTGTTTCTAATTCGCAGACTGATTCACGTTCGTTACTGCCGATATTTGAACATCGCAGTACTGGGTGTGATCTAGGCCCTtctcaaaatgttttttttggttaaaaataatttctaaaaattcatGACCGTTACAAACAATTCTCACTACTTGTTGTTCAGTACTCCCACAACTGTTATACTGCTACCGGTATTTTAAAACTTTGTTTGATGTTGATTAAATTATAtgctattttttatttgcaacTTTGTTTCGGTGTGTCTTTGGCCATTGAGTCGCCTAGGAATTTTCTTATCTCTCAAGTTTTCCTATTGATTCGGTGGTGAAAAATGCGGAGGAAcgaaattaaatgtgatatccAACCATGatcaccaaaaaaaagttatttaccACTCCTCGGAGAGCTCAAATGTTTCCTATTAGTTTTGCCTCTTCCGGTATTTTAGTGCATATCGAGTCATTCATTGAATTACGTGAAAATCTTCTCGTCCCCCAGAATCCTCTCATAATCCAATGATTGGAAAATagaaccaaattcaaatacatacaAAACAGAGTACAGAGGATCGGATCGGAGGGGATCCTTAAACAGTCATTAGTTAGCACATATTCATTGTGGTTTTAACATTTCGATGATTGTTCTTGACACTTTGCTTTAGTTTCGTGTAGTATTAATTATTGATGGTCACCACTGGAATCCTATGCCCATGCCTAGAAAGTGTCTTGGGTCTTTCAAATCATTGCACGTGGTTTCTACCAGTTGTCAAAAGGCCGGCAGCTCCATTATTATTGGAATCTTTCCCCCTTTATATCTCCTGATTTTAATCCAAACTTCTACTTGGAGTGAGTCGCTAGACGCTAGTCGGGCGGAAAATGGGACTAGTCG
It encodes:
- the LOC131325215 gene encoding auxin transporter-like protein 4, with the protein product MMGQIQAEESMVYTNNETETNGSLELEKHGGDEREEDRSTFGVKSFLWHGGSAWDAWFSCASNQVAQVLLTLPYSFSQLGMASGIVFQVFYGLMGSWTAYLISVLYIEYRTRKEKENVSFKNHVIQWFEVLDGLLGPYWKAVGLAFNCTFLLFGSVIQLIACASNIYYINDKLDKRTWTYIFGACCATTVFVPSFHNYRIWSFLGLGMTTYTAWYLTIAAAIHGQVPNVQHSAPTKAVLYFTGATNILYTFGGHAVTVEIMHAMWKPRKFKYIYLIATLYVFTLTLPSASTVYWAFGDQLLNHSNAFSLLPRTHWRDAAVILMLIHQFITFGFACTPLYFVWEKVIGMHDTRSICLRALARLPVVVPIWFLAIIFPFFGPINSAVGALLVTFTVYIIPSLAHMLTYRKASARQNAAEKPPVFLPSWAAMYVVNIFIVVWVLVVGFGFGGWASVTNFVKQVDTFGLFAKCYQCNPPSPTPPSKP